In a single window of the Melioribacteraceae bacterium genome:
- a CDS encoding WecB/TagA/CpsF family glycosyltransferase — translation MILPNKYSIGRVGVSDVNFKRLILLNETAILNRTKIRIAYLNHFIFNLTYKDNYLTKLINNIEIIHPDGIGIWLACRFIGEQKIKRFNWTDHALNYLRECEIRGWSIFFLGSTTDYLELVKCNLLKLYPNLNLSGMHNGYNNLSEEHLISIINNSNTDILWVGLGSPKQEVWISNHCKKLNVPVIQAVGDIFSFLAGKRRRGPVILQRLGLEWIFRVFSEPRRLWKRYLIGIPLFIFRIAKLKISNVK, via the coding sequence GTGATACTTCCAAATAAATACTCTATTGGCAGAGTTGGAGTTTCAGATGTTAATTTTAAGAGACTCATTTTGTTAAATGAAACAGCAATATTAAATCGGACAAAAATTAGAATAGCATATTTAAATCACTTTATATTCAATTTAACTTATAAAGATAACTATCTAACAAAACTCATTAATAATATTGAAATAATTCATCCGGATGGAATTGGTATCTGGTTAGCGTGCAGATTCATCGGTGAACAAAAAATAAAACGATTTAACTGGACTGATCACGCATTAAATTATTTAAGGGAATGTGAAATTAGGGGATGGTCCATTTTCTTTTTGGGGTCCACAACTGATTACTTAGAACTAGTTAAATGTAATCTTCTAAAATTATATCCCAACTTGAATCTAAGTGGAATGCACAATGGCTACAACAATTTATCAGAGGAACATTTAATTAGCATTATTAATAACTCCAATACGGATATCCTATGGGTAGGTTTGGGATCGCCGAAGCAGGAAGTATGGATAAGTAACCATTGTAAGAAATTAAATGTACCGGTTATTCAAGCGGTCGGAGATATCTTTTCATTTTTAGCAGGTAAAAGAAGAAGGGGACCAGTAATTCTTCAGAGATTAGGTTTAGAATGGATTTTTAGAGTGTTCTCCGAACCCCGCCGCCTTTGGAAGAGATATTTAATTGGAATACCTTTATTTATATTTCGAATTGCTAAATTGAAAATTAGTAATGTGAAGTAA
- a CDS encoding glycosyltransferase family 4 protein: protein MNILHISPDFNYACGVSMHVYLLLKELSQRKELNIFIITNNGDSVDRLKGLNVRVDYIDFMRGNKNPYKLLKELILLYKYCSANKINLIHTHHRYPELIAYILSKIINVNTISTIHSMVEGWKHLSFKSHKIIAVSKEVEKRIINQYNVPRQKVFQLYNYVGLFDTQDVTTLKKTKEQVGINECERILLFVGRINYVKGFDILMQVIEKIENHNEKILFMVVGDMSPEEFNNIYPAKKILNYYGPQIDLSSYYSIADIVVLPSRIDPFPFVMLETGLAQKPFIGGRTGGIEEFIEDGVDGLLVEPGNVDDLYNKIVYLLNNTELQKKLGENLFQKVSKLNSPNEYCNELIKIYEDLVGDTSK, encoded by the coding sequence ATGAATATTCTTCACATATCTCCCGATTTCAATTATGCTTGCGGTGTTAGCATGCATGTTTATTTGTTATTAAAAGAACTCAGTCAAAGAAAAGAACTCAATATCTTTATCATTACAAATAATGGCGATTCAGTAGATAGATTAAAAGGATTGAATGTTAGAGTTGATTATATTGACTTTATGCGGGGTAATAAAAATCCTTATAAATTATTAAAGGAGTTGATTCTATTATATAAATACTGTTCAGCAAATAAAATTAATCTCATCCATACTCATCACCGCTATCCTGAACTGATTGCTTATATTTTAAGTAAAATTATTAATGTAAATACTATTTCAACAATTCATAGTATGGTTGAGGGGTGGAAGCATCTCAGCTTCAAATCTCACAAAATTATTGCTGTAAGTAAGGAAGTAGAAAAAAGAATAATAAATCAATATAATGTACCTCGGCAAAAAGTATTTCAACTTTATAATTATGTAGGACTGTTCGATACACAAGATGTTACAACTTTAAAAAAAACAAAAGAACAGGTAGGTATTAACGAATGTGAACGGATACTACTATTTGTTGGAAGAATTAATTATGTAAAAGGATTTGACATATTAATGCAGGTCATTGAAAAAATAGAAAATCATAATGAAAAAATATTATTTATGGTAGTAGGAGATATGTCACCGGAAGAATTCAATAATATATATCCAGCGAAAAAAATATTGAATTATTATGGTCCTCAAATAGATTTATCAAGTTATTATTCTATTGCGGATATTGTAGTACTCCCATCTAGAATTGATCCATTTCCATTCGTTATGCTCGAGACAGGTTTAGCCCAAAAACCTTTTATTGGTGGACGAACCGGTGGCATTGAAGAATTTATTGAAGATGGAGTTGATGGCCTGCTCGTAGAACCCGGAAATGTTGATGATCTCTACAACAAAATTGTTTACCTGCTCAATAATACAGAATTACAAAAAAAACTCGGGGAAAATCTGTTCCAGAAAGTATCTAAGTTAAATAGTCCCAATGAATATTGTAATGAACTAATAAAAATCTATGAGGATTTAGTTGGTGATACTTCCAAATAA
- a CDS encoding glycosyltransferase: MKIKIKICHICDRITGESDGVFTHLLMLFNSVDPTKYEQILIFQGGEVVKAKLLQLGIRYYIIPELSKRLSLLCIRKLYRVIIKENVDIIQAHLIKPYILSGLLNIFLKTKLIFNYHGLFLSSVYHNLIERLILQIIHLIIVYTKSVHLAITPSESSKRLLESETKIFPRVEVYYNGFIPVNQNVQNISVKEELLRLKSEYFIVGVVARMEIQKRMDNALKILQSLLNSGEKVFFVFFGEGPLLNDMRSLSAQLNVSDNCRFYGYVQNAPSNFDCFDIILFTSDWEGLPLTYWEAMANSIPIVSTDVGGAKEILVENNCGLVFPKGNIEAGKLSVQRLIDDKAFRLSLGKNGNRVLKQKYNMTLFKNYFEDLYENIIK, translated from the coding sequence TTGAAAATTAAAATTAAAATCTGCCATATATGTGACCGCATCACCGGTGAATCGGATGGAGTTTTTACTCATTTATTGATGCTGTTTAACTCAGTTGATCCCACAAAGTATGAGCAGATTCTAATTTTCCAAGGTGGTGAGGTTGTTAAGGCAAAGCTGCTACAGTTAGGCATTAGATATTATATTATTCCGGAATTATCTAAGAGATTATCTCTACTATGTATTAGAAAACTTTATAGAGTTATAATAAAAGAAAATGTGGATATTATTCAAGCACATCTTATAAAACCATATATTCTTTCCGGTTTACTTAACATATTTCTCAAAACTAAACTCATATTTAACTATCATGGTTTATTTTTATCCTCTGTTTATCATAACCTAATCGAAAGATTAATTCTGCAAATAATCCATTTAATAATTGTTTATACCAAATCAGTTCATTTAGCGATCACTCCATCAGAGAGTAGCAAAAGATTATTGGAATCTGAAACAAAGATATTCCCTCGAGTTGAAGTGTACTACAATGGTTTCATTCCAGTCAATCAGAATGTTCAGAATATTTCTGTGAAGGAAGAATTACTTAGACTAAAAAGTGAGTATTTCATTGTTGGAGTAGTAGCAAGAATGGAAATTCAAAAGAGAATGGACAATGCGTTAAAAATATTGCAAAGTTTATTAAACTCAGGAGAAAAAGTGTTCTTTGTTTTTTTTGGTGAAGGTCCCTTATTAAATGACATGAGGTCACTGTCTGCGCAGCTTAATGTGAGCGATAATTGCAGATTCTACGGATATGTACAAAATGCACCAAGCAATTTCGATTGTTTCGATATCATTCTATTCACTTCCGATTGGGAGGGTTTGCCATTGACTTATTGGGAAGCGATGGCTAATTCTATACCTATAGTTTCAACTGATGTAGGGGGAGCAAAAGAAATATTGGTTGAAAACAATTGCGGGTTAGTATTTCCTAAGGGAAATATTGAAGCAGGTAAATTATCAGTGCAAAGACTAATCGATGATAAAGCATTTAGGTTAAGTTTAGGAAAGAATGGAAATAGAGTGTTAAAACAAAAGTACAATATGACTCTATTTAAAAATTATTTTGAAGATTTGTATGAAAATATTATTAAGTAA
- a CDS encoding glycosyltransferase family 4 protein, whose translation MKIVLIGKYNFGELLTGPEKVAKRLFTELKKKEKEVYFLTHFFKVPNERISILTKLFGKTEYEEGQIQRRGIIALFLFLIKEKPNIIHIVNSERFIIPIYLYKFIFKSSLVVTKHAVLRHEIRLSGLQLFQQGKIKDIVLEWLEINYSDLICFYTNEQKKLMNKIYGKNPLKYELIDNGIDAEFYDAYENISQWQYLKIVFYNGSDLSVDRGLNIVIDSLNCVNPKIKFELFIIGEVDPNQIKNANFNITRIKLMTKTDLIKFMMDKNIVIKSTSFDTFPIFVAECMAMGIIPIVSTNTGISKYITTGYNGFVYDHNKPNELTQIINNSQTDKYDYCLISKNAREIYYSLNWERISDQYHKIYENLIEN comes from the coding sequence ATGAAAATTGTTTTAATTGGGAAATATAATTTCGGCGAATTATTGACCGGACCTGAAAAAGTTGCGAAGAGATTGTTTACCGAACTTAAAAAAAAGGAAAAAGAGGTCTACTTTTTAACGCATTTCTTTAAAGTACCAAACGAAAGAATAAGTATTCTAACAAAATTGTTTGGTAAAACAGAATATGAAGAGGGCCAAATTCAGCGAAGAGGGATTATCGCTTTATTTCTATTCTTAATCAAAGAGAAGCCCAATATTATTCATATCGTCAATTCAGAGAGATTTATTATTCCTATTTATTTGTATAAATTTATTTTTAAATCCTCCCTTGTTGTAACAAAACATGCTGTGCTTAGACATGAGATTAGACTAAGTGGTCTGCAGTTATTTCAACAGGGGAAAATTAAAGATATCGTTTTGGAATGGCTTGAAATCAATTATTCTGATCTTATTTGTTTTTATACCAATGAGCAAAAAAAGTTAATGAATAAGATATATGGCAAAAATCCTTTGAAATATGAATTAATTGACAATGGTATTGATGCTGAATTTTATGACGCCTATGAAAATATAAGTCAGTGGCAATATCTGAAAATTGTATTTTATAATGGTTCTGATTTATCAGTGGATAGGGGCTTAAACATAGTAATTGATTCACTAAATTGTGTTAATCCTAAAATTAAATTTGAATTATTTATAATCGGGGAAGTTGATCCCAACCAAATCAAAAATGCGAACTTCAATATTACCCGCATAAAATTAATGACTAAAACTGATCTCATAAAATTTATGATGGACAAAAACATTGTTATTAAATCTACATCATTTGATACTTTTCCCATTTTTGTGGCAGAGTGTATGGCAATGGGAATTATACCGATAGTATCAACCAATACTGGTATCTCCAAATACATAACGACTGGTTATAATGGTTTTGTATATGATCATAATAAACCGAATGAGTTAACACAAATAATAAATAATAGTCAAACTGATAAATACGATTATTGTTTAATTTCAAAAAATGCCAGGGAGATTTATTATTCATTAAATTGGGAAAGAATTTCAGATCAGTATCATAAGATTTATGAGAACTTAATTGAAAATTAA